In Desulfosediminicola ganghwensis, a single window of DNA contains:
- a CDS encoding YgjV family protein, with translation MSLFIASQILISIAICTDLLSFQFKNRTHIVACLAVSCLLISIHFMCLGHWTAACLSLLNSTRFFTTIFSTARVLMWIYLSITMLVFFFTYEGHLSVLGTIGALFGTVASFSKNDKRLREIMFVGTCFWLAHNILAGSPGAVVMEIIFISSNIVGYYRYYIRRPKQILK, from the coding sequence ATGTCCCTTTTTATAGCTTCCCAGATTCTTATCAGTATTGCCATCTGTACAGACCTGCTTTCGTTTCAATTCAAGAATAGAACTCATATCGTCGCCTGCCTGGCGGTATCCTGCCTGCTTATCTCAATTCACTTCATGTGCCTGGGGCACTGGACAGCAGCCTGCCTGTCCCTGCTGAACTCAACCCGCTTTTTCACAACAATATTTTCGACAGCCAGAGTTTTAATGTGGATATACCTGTCAATAACCATGCTGGTATTTTTCTTTACATATGAGGGCCATCTTTCGGTTTTGGGCACTATTGGCGCATTGTTTGGAACTGTAGCCTCATTTAGTAAAAACGATAAACGATTGAGAGAGATTATGTTTGTGGGAACCTGCTTCTGGCTTGCCCATAATATCCTGGCGGGCTCTCCGGGGGCTGTAGTGATGGAAATAATATTTATCAGTTCAAATATCGTTGGCTACTATCGCTATTACATACGCAGACCAAAACAGATTCTGAAATAG
- a CDS encoding autotransporter domain-containing protein, translating into MKARLEQEKRRKILSSIIFNVVFTVGAIHSIGTVGFAAPITYEGDLGTSEDFFGQVVAGNNYSNPTGWSYYAFGAKAGTVITINGHRQENALDPVAGVFSGIFTDTAELPGSSIGSGITSADDNMAELPGFSGPWADPSISFVVPDDGLYTYAISSFVSGDPGIDGVYDYMIVAYHVDNSVESMIMARAAAVSTDALLHNQGKEENVLISQYIHNQYDFSQGFLQDSGHRGITLWAVPVYRNLDLGEGKTFLGDADGTRNGLYVGMDILRRKDVLCGIAFKAHLEEIQFDLFETEVQTSSVGAALYGAYTLPYGVIFHGSASYGYIQNDLQYQLWDQKPEDEYNSQRWLAAAGLSKMFQVESYRFLIGGNYIFGYESSEKFSTTDGIQVKTDSAQVDILDLNLDVTKQVLANLDVYGSLHFQTDLNRSLADKDSGVDFYLGFITELDPGISFDLRTVIGTGDIDEYGIQGTLSIQL; encoded by the coding sequence ATGAAGGCAAGGCTAGAACAGGAAAAAAGACGCAAGATACTATCTTCAATCATCTTCAACGTGGTTTTTACCGTCGGTGCAATACATTCAATCGGCACAGTAGGTTTCGCTGCTCCAATTACCTATGAAGGGGATTTGGGGACTAGTGAAGATTTTTTTGGCCAGGTCGTTGCAGGCAACAATTACTCGAATCCAACAGGATGGAGTTATTATGCTTTTGGAGCAAAAGCAGGCACCGTCATTACAATTAATGGACACAGGCAGGAAAATGCCCTGGATCCAGTTGCCGGTGTTTTCAGCGGAATTTTTACAGATACCGCAGAATTGCCAGGCAGCTCGATAGGTTCCGGCATAACTTCGGCGGACGACAACATGGCAGAATTGCCTGGTTTTTCAGGCCCCTGGGCGGATCCGAGCATTTCTTTCGTCGTCCCGGACGACGGATTATATACCTATGCAATTTCCAGCTTTGTGAGCGGCGATCCTGGTATTGATGGTGTATACGATTACATGATTGTGGCTTACCATGTTGATAACTCAGTAGAATCCATGATAATGGCAAGGGCAGCCGCAGTCTCTACCGATGCTTTGTTGCACAATCAGGGCAAAGAAGAAAATGTTCTGATATCACAATATATCCACAATCAATACGATTTTAGTCAGGGTTTTCTTCAGGATTCCGGCCACAGGGGGATTACTCTCTGGGCAGTGCCGGTATACCGGAATCTGGATTTGGGGGAAGGGAAAACATTTCTGGGCGATGCCGACGGCACACGAAACGGCTTGTACGTGGGTATGGATATACTCCGTAGGAAAGATGTGCTTTGTGGAATCGCCTTCAAAGCACATCTTGAGGAGATTCAATTCGACCTGTTCGAGACGGAAGTCCAGACATCAAGTGTAGGAGCTGCTCTCTATGGGGCCTATACCTTACCCTACGGTGTTATATTTCATGGTTCCGCAAGTTACGGATATATCCAGAATGATTTACAATACCAATTATGGGATCAAAAACCCGAGGATGAATACAATTCCCAACGATGGCTTGCCGCTGCCGGACTAAGCAAAATGTTTCAGGTAGAGAGTTATCGATTCCTTATCGGCGGTAACTATATCTTTGGTTATGAATCTTCTGAAAAATTCAGTACAACAGACGGGATACAGGTCAAAACGGATTCCGCTCAAGTGGATATCCTGGATCTGAACCTCGATGTGACCAAACAGGTCTTAGCTAATCTTGATGTCTATGGTTCACTCCACTTCCAAACAGACCTGAACAGGTCTTTAGCTGACAAGGATTCCGGTGTCGATTTTTATCTGGGATTTATCACGGAACTCGATCCAGGTATCAGCTTTGACTTACGGACCGTGATTGGAACCGGCGATATTGATGAGTATGGAATTCAGGGAACCCTGTCAATCCAACTCTAA
- the ptsG gene encoding PTS glucose transporter subunit IIBC: protein MIQDLWKNSFSFLQKIGKALMLPVAILPAAGILLGVGSAGFSWIPDIINNVMASAGGAVFGNLALLFAVGVALGLTQNDGVSALSATVGYAVMVATLGVMAAILDLETSTVMGMESVETGVFGGIVAGGLAAYFFNKYYRIKLPTYLGFFAGKRFVPIVTAFGAIILGIALSFIWPPIQGGIDAFSHWASTGNTALAVTIYGFVERMLVPFGLHHIWNVPFFFELGTYTTDSGEVVRGVLNRFFAGDREAAILGGGFVFKMFGLPAAALAIYHTAKPENKVKTGGIMLSAALTTFLTGITEPLEFSFLFLAPLLYLFHALLCAAAFFITYMLDVRMGYSFSHGLIDYLLFYAIDIKPWMLLIIGPAFASVYYVVFRFAISMFDLKTPGREDETDEGAAKDTAADAMSKQLVLAFGGRSNIESLDACITRLRVEVKNMDLASPDKLKALGAAGVVTVGNNLQAIFGPQSENLMTDMRIFMDSAGDEAELTEQDKPSAVAYKEEEIKPKLRDHEAPQKVANWLVALGGASNIASVEHCAQTRLRVTMKNRGLVDETALRQSGIDHFINIDDSTMHLLVGLNADQYSAEMRGQVAGG from the coding sequence ATGATACAAGACCTCTGGAAAAACTCATTTTCCTTTCTGCAGAAAATCGGAAAGGCTCTTATGCTGCCGGTAGCAATCCTGCCGGCAGCCGGTATCCTGCTCGGTGTCGGTAGCGCCGGGTTCTCCTGGATTCCCGATATCATCAACAACGTTATGGCCTCAGCAGGCGGGGCTGTCTTCGGCAATCTGGCACTGCTGTTTGCGGTGGGTGTAGCGCTTGGGCTCACCCAGAACGACGGTGTTTCCGCCCTCTCCGCTACAGTCGGTTATGCGGTTATGGTGGCAACGCTGGGGGTTATGGCCGCTATTCTTGACTTGGAGACCTCCACCGTCATGGGGATGGAATCCGTCGAAACCGGTGTCTTTGGAGGTATCGTTGCAGGTGGTCTTGCCGCCTATTTCTTCAACAAATATTACCGGATAAAACTACCAACATACCTCGGTTTCTTTGCCGGAAAGCGATTCGTACCGATTGTCACCGCGTTTGGCGCAATCATCCTGGGTATCGCCTTGAGTTTTATCTGGCCTCCCATCCAGGGTGGCATTGACGCATTTTCCCATTGGGCCTCAACCGGTAATACCGCCCTGGCCGTGACAATTTACGGATTTGTTGAAAGAATGCTGGTCCCATTTGGCCTCCATCACATCTGGAACGTGCCGTTCTTCTTTGAACTCGGCACCTACACCACAGACAGCGGTGAAGTGGTTCGAGGCGTACTGAACCGCTTTTTTGCCGGCGACCGTGAAGCTGCTATTCTGGGTGGTGGTTTTGTCTTCAAGATGTTTGGTCTTCCCGCAGCGGCCCTGGCCATTTATCATACGGCCAAACCTGAAAATAAGGTGAAGACCGGCGGTATAATGCTATCAGCCGCGCTCACCACCTTCCTGACCGGTATCACCGAACCACTCGAATTTTCATTTCTCTTTCTTGCCCCACTGCTCTATCTCTTTCATGCACTTCTTTGTGCTGCCGCATTTTTCATTACCTACATGCTCGATGTTCGAATGGGTTACTCTTTCTCCCATGGGTTAATCGATTATCTGCTTTTTTATGCCATTGACATTAAACCATGGATGCTGCTCATAATCGGTCCCGCCTTTGCTTCTGTCTATTACGTAGTTTTCCGGTTCGCCATTTCCATGTTCGACCTGAAAACTCCAGGTCGCGAAGATGAAACCGATGAAGGTGCGGCAAAAGATACCGCAGCCGATGCCATGTCTAAACAACTTGTACTCGCCTTTGGTGGCAGGAGTAACATCGAAAGTCTGGACGCCTGTATCACCCGCCTGCGTGTTGAAGTAAAAAACATGGATCTGGCCAGCCCTGATAAACTCAAAGCGCTCGGCGCTGCCGGGGTAGTTACCGTGGGCAATAACCTGCAAGCGATTTTCGGCCCGCAGTCTGAAAATCTGATGACCGATATGAGAATCTTTATGGATAGTGCTGGAGATGAAGCTGAGCTGACAGAGCAGGATAAGCCCTCTGCCGTCGCCTACAAAGAAGAGGAGATCAAACCAAAACTCCGCGACCACGAAGCACCGCAAAAGGTGGCTAACTGGCTGGTCGCACTTGGTGGTGCGTCTAACATCGCCTCAGTGGAGCACTGCGCCCAGACCCGGCTGAGGGTCACCATGAAGAACCGTGGCCTGGTTGATGAAACCGCCTTACGTCAGAGCGGCATTGACCATTTTATCAATATCGACGACTCAACCATGCACCTGCTGGTAGGATTGAATGCCGATCAATATTCGGCAGAGATGCGTGGACAGGTTGCCGGCGGGTAG
- a CDS encoding PAS domain S-box protein, translated as MVEASDRGLMLKEISKNALKKLREQMRDDSAELVEANKRLKQQVAERERAELINNTLFRISSAVNTTKNLSDLYISIHRILGEVMNLSNFFIAIYHKDVSKILFPYFVDTNDPVLKSYDPFRTDKSLTGEVITSGKPVFHGEETLRKRATANRIIGTAPKVWLGVPLKIEGEVIGVMATQCYENPHQFGPIDLEILTSVSDQVALAIERKRNEQALIASERRYRNIIESIEEGYFEIDCEGHLTLVNRAMSEMLGYSETELLAMRSADYQDEEARREIREIFQEVLESKQPGEARELEINKENGETKFAETVLTAIRDDKGQLLGFRGIARDVTHRKQEETARRELEEQLQQSQRLESLGTLAGGVAHDFNNLLMGIQGRTSLMLAQLPEDHPDHAQLTSIEECLSSAADLTGRLLGFAQGGKYEVLPIDLNALVEKCISMFGRTRKEVSVNSLLSADLNSIEAAANQMEQVLINLLVNAAQAMPDGGFIEVSTSNVELDSGMAQLYELSPGPYVCMKVSDTGHGMDQATMAKIFDPFFTTKPVGCGTGLGLAMVYGIIRNHSGTISVVSEKDCGTTFTVLLPVTTRKVIYKTEPVEEVIYGSGTVLLVDDEPVIIEVGKKILESIGYTVLTAQSGLDAIALYSQNKNDIQAVIMDMIMPNMSGGELFDRLKRIDPEARILLCSGYSIEGQAQEILDKGCKGFIQKPFSVSQLSTRLREAIGDVAGVRENEHII; from the coding sequence ATGGTTGAAGCTAGTGATCGGGGGCTGATGCTCAAGGAAATATCGAAAAATGCTCTAAAAAAATTGCGAGAGCAGATGCGTGATGACAGTGCTGAATTGGTCGAGGCCAACAAGCGATTGAAGCAGCAGGTGGCAGAACGTGAGCGTGCAGAGCTTATTAATAACACCTTGTTTCGTATTTCAAGCGCAGTCAACACCACGAAAAATCTCTCCGACCTTTACATTTCCATCCATCGCATACTTGGCGAAGTAATGAACCTGAGCAATTTCTTTATCGCCATATACCACAAAGATGTCAGTAAAATCCTTTTCCCCTATTTTGTAGATACAAATGATCCTGTACTGAAGTCCTATGATCCTTTCCGTACAGACAAATCTCTCACTGGCGAGGTAATAACATCCGGCAAACCTGTTTTTCATGGCGAAGAAACGCTGAGGAAACGGGCGACTGCGAATAGGATTATTGGTACCGCACCGAAAGTATGGCTTGGTGTGCCATTGAAGATAGAGGGAGAAGTGATCGGTGTGATGGCAACGCAGTGTTATGAGAATCCGCATCAGTTTGGGCCGATCGATTTAGAGATTTTGACTTCTGTATCAGACCAGGTTGCTCTGGCCATCGAACGCAAGAGGAATGAGCAAGCCCTTATCGCAAGTGAAAGACGATATCGAAACATCATAGAAAGTATAGAAGAAGGCTACTTTGAGATTGATTGTGAAGGCCATTTGACTCTGGTGAATCGGGCGATGAGCGAGATGCTTGGTTACAGCGAGACTGAATTGCTGGCTATGAGAAGTGCTGACTACCAGGATGAGGAAGCAAGGCGGGAGATACGGGAGATATTTCAGGAGGTACTTGAATCGAAGCAGCCCGGCGAAGCCAGAGAGCTTGAGATAAATAAAGAGAACGGTGAAACCAAATTTGCAGAGACAGTTCTTACAGCGATTAGAGACGATAAGGGGCAGCTTCTTGGGTTCAGAGGGATCGCCAGAGATGTAACCCATCGCAAGCAGGAAGAGACTGCTCGCCGCGAGTTGGAGGAACAACTTCAACAGTCGCAGCGGCTTGAGTCCCTGGGAACCCTTGCCGGTGGAGTGGCTCATGATTTCAACAACCTGTTGATGGGGATTCAGGGCAGAACTTCGCTCATGCTGGCGCAACTGCCTGAAGACCATCCTGATCATGCTCAGCTGACTTCTATTGAGGAATGCTTGAGCAGTGCCGCCGATTTAACCGGCAGGTTGCTTGGTTTTGCCCAGGGTGGAAAATATGAGGTCTTACCAATCGATCTGAACGCACTCGTAGAAAAGTGTATCTCCATGTTTGGTCGAACTCGAAAAGAAGTGTCTGTAAACAGTCTGTTGAGTGCTGACCTGAATTCTATTGAGGCGGCTGCCAATCAGATGGAGCAGGTGTTGATTAACCTTCTTGTCAACGCAGCCCAGGCGATGCCGGATGGTGGCTTCATTGAGGTAAGTACCAGTAACGTGGAGTTGGATTCGGGCATGGCACAATTATACGAATTGTCGCCTGGACCATATGTATGCATGAAAGTCTCAGATACCGGGCATGGAATGGATCAGGCGACCATGGCGAAGATTTTTGATCCGTTTTTCACAACCAAGCCGGTTGGGTGCGGGACGGGCCTGGGGTTGGCCATGGTCTATGGTATTATCCGCAATCACTCGGGCACAATATCGGTTGTCAGCGAAAAAGATTGTGGAACAACCTTTACCGTGCTACTTCCGGTAACTACCAGGAAGGTGATTTATAAAACGGAACCTGTTGAGGAAGTGATCTACGGTTCGGGCACTGTGCTGCTGGTGGATGATGAGCCGGTAATTATAGAGGTGGGAAAAAAGATTCTGGAGTCTATTGGTTACACAGTGCTTACCGCTCAGTCCGGTCTCGATGCCATTGCTCTCTACAGTCAGAATAAAAACGACATACAGGCAGTGATAATGGACATGATCATGCCCAATATGAGTGGCGGAGAACTGTTTGATCGACTGAAGCGAATAGACCCCGAGGCAAGAATTCTACTCTGTAGCGGTTACAGTATCGAAGGCCAGGCACAGGAAATCCTGGATAAAGGGTGTAAAGGTTTTATCCAGAAGCCATTCTCAGTGTCACAGCTCTCAACCAGATTGCGGGAGGCGATCGGGGATGTCGCTGGTGTTCGGGAGAATGAGCACATAATTTGA
- a CDS encoding DNA breaking-rejoining protein → MRFPGFFITILSALLLIAPFAIAEDSRTAEVLFDEGANSTTITDQIAGYQNVHYTVRARSGQQITVDLQAENEHIAYFNIYPPGKAPGSADAMYIGSIYGSQFKGELPEDGVYLIQVYQMRSAARRNAMAKYKLTITIKNHHTKEISSDN, encoded by the coding sequence ATGCGGTTTCCTGGATTTTTTATCACCATTCTCTCAGCCCTGCTTCTCATCGCACCATTTGCCATAGCCGAAGACAGCAGAACTGCCGAAGTGCTCTTTGACGAGGGTGCCAACAGCACCACCATTACCGACCAGATTGCAGGTTATCAGAACGTACATTACACAGTTCGGGCCCGCTCAGGTCAGCAGATAACTGTTGATTTGCAGGCAGAAAATGAGCATATCGCCTATTTCAACATTTATCCCCCCGGCAAGGCCCCCGGTAGTGCAGATGCAATGTATATTGGCTCTATCTACGGTTCACAGTTTAAAGGGGAATTGCCAGAAGACGGGGTTTATCTCATCCAGGTCTATCAGATGAGAAGTGCTGCACGAAGAAACGCTATGGCCAAATATAAGCTCACGATAACAATCAAAAATCACCATACAAAAGAGATATCTTCTGATAATTGA
- the ptsP gene encoding phosphoenolpyruvate--protein phosphotransferase, which yields MEKITIKAPLSGVIYPIEQVPDPVFSQKMVGDGIAIDPINSVLTAPFDGKVTQLHSALHAITVTHASGLEVMMHIGLDTVSLKAEGFSPFVTEGQSVRQNDKLIEFDTDFIATNAKSLMTQVILTNGEVVESIEKSSGSAKAGETDLLLVTMRVAAAEAEEIGKEVISEAVIIPNITGLHARPAAVLAGLAKKFSAKIELIKDDVSGNAKSVVGLMKLNISFQDKVQLRAVGTDAAEAVAEILPQLESGLGDEGTVPLAAPASIEVPPDRAAPAPPRSGDPNLLLGVCASPGIAVGTAVQVKKEKFDFAEEAGDPYTENVRLAKATENAKNYLEALQMNLHMQSNPAKAAIFAAHREILDDPDLLDIAKSLIAKGKSAEYGWQRAFSSYAKQLENLKNEVLRERANDLRDVGHRVLRILTGKESEELTLPEQAIIVAEELTPSFTVTMDTSKVMGFCTTTGGATSHVAILARALDIPALVGIEASALDIKNGTTLILDGTRGSLRIDPSDELIKETIEQKNLLKKQREKDLAAAMEPATTLDGKNIEVVANIGGVDEAKQSVKSGGEGVGLLRSEFLFIDRMTAPTEDEQYEVYRAVLDALEGRPLIVRTLDVGGDKPLPYLPMPTEENPFLGQRGIRIGLERPELFRVQARAILRAGSHGKIRIMFPMVSTIQEIRDAKTMLEEERTKLGVDPVEVGIMVEVPSTAIIARQFAREVDFFSVGTNDLTQYSLAMDRGHPKLAAKISALNPAVLKLIKLATEGAHLEGKWIGVCGGLASDPDAVPILVGLGVDELSVSVPVLPSIKAEVRKWSEMDCKNLAESALECISGADVRELIAQARK from the coding sequence ATGGAGAAGATTACCATCAAGGCTCCACTATCAGGTGTCATCTACCCTATCGAACAGGTTCCTGACCCTGTTTTCTCGCAGAAAATGGTTGGTGACGGAATCGCCATCGATCCGATCAACTCTGTTCTCACCGCCCCTTTCGACGGCAAGGTGACCCAGTTGCACAGTGCCCTGCATGCCATCACAGTCACCCATGCCTCCGGCCTGGAGGTGATGATGCACATTGGTCTGGACACTGTGTCGCTCAAGGCTGAAGGTTTCAGTCCGTTCGTTACAGAAGGTCAGTCGGTCAGACAGAATGATAAACTGATTGAATTCGATACCGACTTTATCGCCACCAATGCCAAGAGCCTCATGACTCAGGTTATCCTGACCAACGGCGAGGTTGTTGAAAGCATTGAAAAATCGTCAGGTAGCGCGAAAGCGGGCGAGACAGACCTGCTGCTCGTCACCATGAGAGTAGCTGCAGCAGAAGCGGAGGAAATAGGCAAAGAAGTCATCTCGGAAGCAGTTATTATACCAAATATCACCGGCCTTCACGCCAGACCCGCAGCCGTTCTGGCCGGGCTTGCCAAGAAATTCTCTGCAAAGATAGAACTCATCAAAGATGACGTTTCCGGCAATGCCAAGAGTGTCGTTGGTCTCATGAAGCTCAATATCTCATTTCAGGATAAGGTTCAGCTCCGTGCCGTGGGAACAGACGCAGCCGAAGCCGTGGCTGAGATATTGCCACAGCTTGAAAGCGGGCTTGGCGATGAAGGTACTGTGCCGCTTGCCGCGCCAGCATCTATCGAAGTTCCACCAGACCGCGCTGCACCGGCACCACCCCGGAGTGGAGACCCCAATTTACTGCTCGGCGTTTGTGCATCCCCTGGTATTGCCGTCGGTACAGCGGTGCAGGTAAAGAAAGAGAAATTCGATTTTGCAGAAGAGGCGGGTGACCCGTACACCGAAAACGTTCGCCTCGCCAAAGCCACGGAAAATGCCAAAAATTACCTTGAAGCTTTGCAGATGAATCTGCATATGCAATCCAACCCGGCCAAAGCAGCGATATTTGCAGCCCATCGTGAGATTCTTGATGATCCGGATCTTTTAGATATCGCTAAAAGTCTCATAGCCAAAGGAAAAAGCGCTGAATATGGCTGGCAACGCGCATTCTCCTCTTATGCTAAACAACTCGAGAACCTCAAAAACGAGGTACTCAGAGAACGCGCCAACGACTTGCGCGATGTCGGTCACAGGGTACTCAGAATTCTAACCGGTAAGGAATCTGAAGAACTCACTTTACCGGAACAGGCTATTATCGTAGCCGAAGAACTTACGCCTTCTTTTACCGTGACCATGGATACTTCCAAAGTCATGGGATTCTGTACCACCACAGGGGGCGCCACCTCCCACGTGGCAATTCTAGCCAGAGCCCTGGATATCCCCGCACTTGTCGGCATCGAGGCCAGTGCTTTGGATATCAAAAACGGGACCACTCTGATTCTTGACGGCACCAGGGGCTCCCTCAGGATCGACCCGTCAGATGAACTTATTAAGGAAACCATTGAGCAGAAAAACCTGCTCAAGAAACAACGAGAGAAAGACCTGGCTGCCGCCATGGAACCAGCCACAACGCTGGATGGTAAAAACATTGAGGTTGTCGCTAATATCGGCGGGGTTGACGAAGCCAAACAATCTGTTAAATCCGGTGGCGAGGGTGTCGGTCTGCTACGTTCAGAGTTCCTCTTTATAGACAGGATGACCGCCCCGACCGAGGATGAGCAGTATGAAGTGTACAGGGCCGTGCTTGATGCTCTTGAGGGGAGACCGCTCATAGTTCGTACCCTGGATGTTGGTGGCGACAAACCACTCCCATACCTGCCCATGCCCACCGAAGAGAATCCGTTCCTCGGTCAGCGCGGCATTCGAATCGGCCTTGAGCGCCCTGAACTGTTCAGGGTGCAGGCCAGGGCAATCCTGAGGGCCGGTTCTCACGGTAAGATCCGCATCATGTTTCCCATGGTTTCAACCATTCAGGAAATTCGCGACGCCAAGACAATGCTCGAAGAAGAGCGCACCAAACTTGGGGTGGACCCCGTTGAAGTGGGAATCATGGTTGAGGTGCCTTCAACAGCAATCATTGCCCGGCAATTCGCCAGGGAAGTCGATTTCTTCTCGGTCGGCACCAACGATCTCACCCAGTATAGCCTGGCCATGGATCGGGGGCATCCAAAACTCGCTGCCAAGATCAGCGCCTTAAACCCAGCGGTACTCAAACTGATTAAGCTCGCCACGGAAGGTGCGCACCTTGAAGGAAAGTGGATCGGTGTCTGTGGCGGCCTCGCCTCAGACCCGGATGCTGTGCCCATACTGGTAGGCCTGGGCGTTGATGAGTTGTCTGTTTCAGTTCCGGTATTGCCGTCGATAAAGGCCGAAGTTCGCAAGTGGTCGGAAATGGACTGCAAAAACCTGGCTGAGAGTGCTCTGGAATGTATTTCCGGCGCCGATGTCCGTGAACTGATTGCTCAAGCGAGGAAGTAA
- a CDS encoding sensor histidine kinase — MKVHSMRRHMILYLFGVSALMAIIYGILMNAYLINGLEAAATFEMKLEAARYAKNYQQNDKPPSPLSPHIAFYRGRDELPAKLRQLFPEGANKHQSLYIARDTPVSTTNEKGDFYIFMPYDLHDGQQLLLVKHFKKEYWQIVDPPNIDFLRFMAIPLGIAFVLIVLLAVRAMLNKLYKPINKLTTWAGDLDPEGLSRPLPNFGYQEVNGLGALLHSSMKGLADSLARERHFVRHASHELRTPLAVIQSNIELLSRMHPELPKPERIPFDRIRRATSNMNKTTETLLWLCLDDNRIPEPEAVALDVMARDLVSENRYLLDGKQVGVELVLEPTQVSTIAYGARIAMGNLIRNSFQYTAEGTVTISVKNRSITVTNINRSSHHIDNIGSDYGYGLGLILVEQITQKTGWQYSNEEIPGGRNATIVFRCASNSGDHDHDDLIIPGFRNTIG, encoded by the coding sequence ATGAAAGTTCATAGTATGCGCCGCCATATGATCCTGTATCTCTTCGGTGTTAGTGCACTTATGGCGATCATTTACGGCATCCTCATGAATGCCTATCTCATTAACGGTCTTGAGGCTGCCGCCACTTTTGAAATGAAGCTTGAAGCAGCACGTTACGCAAAAAACTACCAACAAAATGACAAGCCTCCTTCACCCTTGAGCCCGCATATCGCGTTTTACAGAGGTCGTGACGAACTTCCTGCAAAACTTCGCCAACTCTTTCCAGAGGGAGCCAATAAACATCAGAGTTTATACATAGCTAGAGATACCCCTGTATCGACCACCAACGAGAAAGGCGATTTTTACATTTTCATGCCCTACGACCTCCATGACGGGCAACAACTTCTCCTCGTTAAGCATTTTAAAAAAGAATATTGGCAAATAGTTGATCCACCGAACATCGATTTCCTCCGCTTTATGGCTATTCCACTTGGGATTGCTTTTGTACTCATTGTCCTTTTGGCAGTGCGGGCAATGCTAAACAAGCTCTACAAACCGATCAACAAACTCACCACCTGGGCCGGCGATTTAGATCCCGAAGGGCTGTCTCGCCCTCTGCCCAATTTCGGTTATCAGGAGGTCAATGGACTTGGCGCACTCCTCCACAGCTCCATGAAAGGGTTGGCAGACTCCCTGGCCAGGGAGCGGCATTTTGTGCGACACGCCAGCCATGAATTGCGCACACCACTTGCTGTCATTCAGTCCAATATCGAGCTGCTGAGCCGGATGCACCCTGAACTACCAAAACCTGAGCGTATTCCTTTTGATCGCATCCGTCGGGCTACTTCCAACATGAATAAAACCACCGAGACTCTGCTCTGGCTCTGTCTTGATGACAACAGGATACCTGAACCTGAGGCAGTGGCACTCGATGTGATGGCCCGGGATCTGGTCTCTGAAAACAGATACCTGCTCGATGGCAAACAGGTTGGTGTCGAACTCGTCCTTGAACCTACCCAAGTGAGCACCATAGCCTACGGAGCACGTATCGCCATGGGTAACCTGATCCGGAACAGCTTTCAATATACAGCTGAAGGTACTGTCACAATATCTGTGAAGAATAGATCAATTACTGTTACCAACATCAACCGTAGCTCACATCATATCGACAATATCGGCAGTGACTACGGATACGGACTCGGGCTTATTCTCGTCGAACAGATCACTCAGAAAACAGGATGGCAATATAGCAACGAGGAAATCCCCGGAGGTCGTAACGCAACAATAGTATTCCGCTGCGCCAGCAATAGTGGTGATCATGATCACGATGATCTGATAATCCCTGGTTTCCGCAATACCATCGGGTAG